The Scyliorhinus canicula chromosome 21, sScyCan1.1, whole genome shotgun sequence region ggatggaagatgcctgTCTTAATCAATATGAAGCAGCAGGATTGTGGATAGGTGGCCCAGCCAATGGGAGAGGAAAGATATCAAGGGGTATGGGTTTCAGTCCAGTTTGAGGGAGCGGGATGATGGACAGCTGCACCAGCCAATAGGAGAGCGGAGATGTCGGACAGAGAAAGGTTCACCTCCCACTCCTTCCACTGGAAAtgtgaaacaaaatcagaaaattctgCAAACTCTGCGTTTGAGTTCTACCTATCatttaataaattgatgtactagAGTAAAGGGATACTTCAGCACATTTTTCAATTGCTCCCTGAACTGAGTCTGGGTCACGGCATAAATTGCAGTGTTGGTGCAGCAACCCAGGAGCTGCAGCATGAAGCCCAATTCCACAATAGATAGATCTAGATATGTGGACTGATACAACACATAATTGATCCTCCACCACAATGAGTATAATGTTATCGGTGCCCATAACAGGATAAAATTGGCTGAGATAACAAAGAGTAAAATTATGGTTTTTTTTCGACTCGCTATCTCCGCGTCTCTGGGACTTTCCCCACTGCAGTGtgcccggagtctcctgcgggctcTGCTGCTCACTAAAATATGCTTGACGGTGAAAATATTGAACAGCAGAATCAGGAAGAATGGGACATATGGGGTTAGAATGTTGTGGAGGAACACGATTGTTATCCAGACTGGAGAGAACAGAATGTCCATTGTCACAACACAAAACCAGGGGGTGTTTGACAGCATATAGCGGCTCGTtaacataaaataccagaaaatgttcttcacacagctcagcacagtcactgttcccagaaccacagtcgccgttttctcgctgcaatatttacttttcagcttcgagcaacaaatggccacaaatcgatcaaaggtgaaagtgacggtgaaccagacagaacagtcagtggctgcataaagcaggacggcgtggatattacacacgtGGATGGACTGTAGGAACGAAAACTGTTCATCAAAAACAATAggaatgtgtctcaatatcaAGTCGAAGGCGATGATTAGTAAATCTGctgctgccatggccaccaggtaacaagtGACACATTTGGAGAGTCCACAGTTTCTGCGTGTCAGGGTCATAATTGTCAACAGGTTCGCTGTCAGGAAGAGAAATCAGGAATAAAATTATACACCAGGCCTTGGGAAACTTTCCCAGTTTAATGGAGGTTGGGTGGTACGTTGGAATGAAAGtacctgaaacacaaacaggaaggcAAGTGGCAGAGTGGAAGGAAGCAGAGATCAAATAACAAAACACAACAATCAAATGCCCAAACACATTAGAAATGATGATTTCTAGAAAGGTGACATGTACTTAGATGATAAAAATGGAGAACAGAAACACTCCTCATGATGGTTGTTGAGAACGTTGCTGCCCCGAAGTCTTCGTTCCTCGTTCCGTGAAGGTTGGAATCTGCTGGCTTTTAGTTTGAATTGTGACCTTGCCTCTGCTGTGAAGAAATGGAATAGGAGGTTAAACATATTGGCCCCATTTACCATCTGGGGTGACTAGTAATCAGGGTTCTTCTCTTCGCTGGAGCCGGGAGTCTCCATCAGGATCTTCTTCTATTCTTCGATTAGATACAGGGATGGAGTCATTTGAAAGAATGGAGTCAGTGGATCGGGAACAGGGTTTGTGAGCAGAAATGAAGACCAAAGTAAATAACAAGGAGAGTAAAATATTGGAACCTGGATTACAGACAAAGCAGCCGGATAAAGAGACTTCCCAGAATCCCATCAAGAGTAAAGAGGAGTAAGTGAATGAGGAAAGTCACTGAAACATCAGTGGTGATGTCGAGTTAGCAACAGAGAAGCAACACAGATAACTAGCAGAACACAAAGCAGAGGCAATTACAGCAACAATAATATATATGTTAGCAAATTAATAACTGGATAGTGTGACTTACCAGGGACCCCAACAATAGCCAGGATGGGATAGTAAAAGTGTTGAACGATGTATACTGAGACTAGGATGCGATCGGATAATGTTATCGACCAATCATCTGCAGAAAGACGGTTAAACCAGTCGGATAAACCTCTGTCCATTGTCATAACGTTCCAACCCATTGTCCTGCGGTTCCAATCCAGTGTCGTAACGTTCCAACCCATTGTCC contains the following coding sequences:
- the LOC119955545 gene encoding probable G-protein coupled receptor 139 → MDWNVTTLDWNRRTMGWNVTTLDWNRRTMGWNVMTMDRGLSDWFNRLSADDWSITLSDRILVSVYIVQHFYYPILAIVGVPANLLTIMTLTRRNCGLSKCVTCYLVAMAAADLLIIAFDLILRHIPIVFDEQFSFLQSIHVCNIHAVLLYAATDCSVWFTVTFTFDRFVAICCSKLKSKYCSEKTATVVLGTVTVLSCVKNIFWYFMLTSRYMLSNTPWFCVVTMDILFSPVWITIVFLHNILTPYVPFFLILLFNIFTVKHILVSSRARRRLRAHCSGESPRDAEIASRKKTIILLFVISANFILLWAPITLYSLWWRINYVLYQSTYLDLSIVELGFMLQLLGCCTNTAIYAVTQTQFREQLKNVLKYPFTLVHQFIK